A region from the Drosophila mauritiana strain mau12 chromosome 2L, ASM438214v1, whole genome shotgun sequence genome encodes:
- the LOC117138135 gene encoding homeotic protein spalt-major isoform X1: MKNHLSNVLCAMRSDFKDNHQETINKMIQFGTVKYGIVKQLKDRARSADKDIGSDQEENGGCSPLTTATTTASPSRSPEPEEEQPEEQSTPEQSIPEQSTTDHQLENDIKSEAKSQIEPVEDNNNRVAMTKPSSEEREPNASGSMPSSPVAEASAEEAATERAPEKEKDVEVDVEMSDEAPSSAVPSTEVTLPGGAGAPVTLEAIQNMQMAIAQFAAKTIANGSNGADNEAAMKQLAFLQQTLFNLQQQQLFQIQLIQQLQSQLALNQAKQEEDIEEDADQEQDQEQETDTYEEEERIADMELRQKAEARMAEAKARQHLINAGVPLRESSGSPAESLKRRREHDHESQPNRRPSLDNTHKADTAQDALAKLKEMENTPLPFGSDLASSIITNHDDLPEPNSLDLLQKRAQEVLDSASQGILANSMADDFAFGEKSGEGKGRNEPFFKHRCRYCGKVFGSDSALQIHIRSHTGERPFKCNVCGSRFTTKGNLKVHFQRHAQKFPHVPMNATPIPEHMDKFHPPLLDQMSPTDSSPNHSPAPPPLGSAPASFPPAFPGLQNLYRPPMEILKSLGAAAPHQYFPQELPTDLRKPSPQLDEDEPQVKNEPVEEKDQRDEHEQEMAECSEPEPEPLPLEVRIKEERVEEQEQVKQEDHRIEPQRTPSPSSEHRSPHHHRHSHMGYPPVVQPIQPAALMHPQSSPGSQSHLDHLPTPGQLPPREDFFAERFPLNFTTAKMLSPEHHSPVRSPAGGALPPGVPPPPHHHPHHMARSPFFNPIKHEMAALLPRPHSNDNSWENFIEVSNTCETMKLKELMKNKKISDPNQCVVCDRVLSCKSALQMHYRTHTGERPFKCRICGRAFTTKGNLKTHMAVHKIRPPMRNFHQCPVCHKKYSNALVLQQHIRLHTGEPTDLTPEQIQAAEIRDPPPSMMPGHFMNPFAAAAFHFGALPGGPGGPPGPNHGAHNGALGSESSQGDMDDNMDCGEDYDDDVSSEHLSNSNLEQEGDRSRSGDDFKSLLFEQKLRIDATGVVNTNPVRPRSSASSHGHSVGSTSAPTSPSVHGSSQAIKRSSSPARSEASQGALDLTPRAAPTSSSSSRSPLPKEKPVSPPSLPRSPSGSGHASANLLTSPLPPTVGIDCLPPGLQHHLQQQHQHLMQQQAAVAAAAAAQHHHHQQMAALHQHQEQLRREAAEAQQKAAAAAAAAAAAAAAQRQPPPQARDQRQEGGPGAGPPPNPLMGARPPFGMFPNLPLFPPATTQNMCNAMNQIAQSVMPAAPFNPLALSGVRGSTTCGICYKTFPCHSALEIHYRSHTKERPFKCSICDRGFTTKGNLKQHMLTHKIRDMEQETFRNRAVKYMSEWNEDRE, encoded by the exons ATGAAAAATCACCTGTCCAACGTTCTGTGTGCGATGCGTAGTGACTTCAAGGATAATCACCAGGAGACCATCAATAAAATGATACAATTTGGTACAGTGAAATATGGCATTGTCAAACAGCTGAAGGATCGCGCTCGCAGCGCCGACAAAG ACATCGGTAGCGATCAGGAGGAGAACGGTGGCTGCTCGCCACTGACCACGGCCACCACTACGGCCAGTCCCAGCCGGAGTCCCGAgccggaggaggagcagcccGAGGAGCAGAGCACTCCCGAGCAGAGCATACCAGAGCAAAGCACCACAGACCACCAACTCGAGAACGATATCAAATCCGAGGCGAAATCACAGATAGAGCCCGTTGAGGATAACAACAACAGAGTGGCGATGACAAAGCCCAGTTCGGAGGAGCGGGAACCGAATGCCAGTGGTTCCATGCCGAGTTCCCCAGTGGCGGAGGCCAGTGCCGAGGAGGCGGCCACCGAGAGGGCgccggagaaggagaaggacGTGGAGGTGGATGTGGAGATGTCCGATGAGGCACCCAGCAGTGCGGTGCCCTCGACGGAGGTAACTCTGCCGGGCGGAGCAGGAGCACCGGTCACCCTGGAGGCCATCCAGAATATGCAAATGGCCATTGCCCAGTTTGCGGCCAAGACCATTGCGAATGGTTCCAATGGAGCCGACAATGAGGCTGCCATGAAGCAGCTGGCCTTTCTCCAGCAAACCCTCTTCAatctgcagcaacagcagctctTCCAGATCCAGTTGATCCAGCAGCTCCAGTCGCAGTTGGCACTTAATCAGGCCAAACAGGAAGAGGATATCGAGGAGGATGCCGATCAGGAGCAGGATCAGGAACAGGAAACAGATACCtatgaggaggaggagcgcaTTGCCGATATGGAACTGCGCCAGAAGGCGGAGGCCAGAATGGCGGAGGCTAAGGCGCGTCAGCATCTGATAAATGCGGGTGTACCGCTGCGAGAGTCTTCCGGTTCTCCAGCTGAATCTCTGAAGCGAAGACGTGAGCATGATCACGAATCCCAGCCAAATCGTAGACCGAGTTTGGATAACACACACAAAGCAGATACGGCGCAGGATGCGCTGGCCAAGTTAAAGGAAATGGAGAACACACCACTGCCCTTCGGTTCCGACCTGGCCTCCAGCATTATCACCAACCATGATGATCTGCCCGAGCCGAATTCCCTGGATCTGCTCCAGAAACGTGCCCAGGAGGTGCTGGACTCCGCGTCGCAGGGAATCCTGGCCAACAGCATGGCTGACGACTTTGCCTTCGGTGAGAAATCGGGTGAGGGAAAGGGTCGCAATGAGCCGTTCTTCAAGCACCGCTGCAGGTACTGCGGGAAGGTCTTTGGCTCGGACTCGGCGCTCCAAATCCACATAAGATCGCATACTGGCGAACGGCCCTTCAAGTGCAATGTGTGCGGCAGTCGGTTCACCACCAAGGGAAACCTCAAGGTTCACTTTCAGCGGCATGCCCAAAAGTTCCCCCATGTGCCCATGAATGCCACTCCAATTCCGGAGCACATGGACAAGTTTCATCCGCCGTTGCTGGATCAAATGTCGCCCACGGATAGCTCTCCCAATCATTCCCCCGCCCCGCCCCCATTGGGCTCTGCTCCGGCATCCTTTCCGCCCGCCTTCCCTGGCCTCCAGAATCTCTATCGCCCGCCCATGGAAATCCTTAAAAGTCTTGGAGCCGCTGCGCCGCACCAATACTTCCCTCAGGAGTTGCCCACGGATCTGAGAAAGCCCTCGCCTCAGTTGGATGAGGATGAGCCGCAGGTTAAGAACGAACCTGTCGAAGAGAAGGACCAGCGAGATGAACATGAACAGGAGATGGCAGAGTGCTCAGAGCCCGAGCCGGAACCACTGCCCCTGGAGGTGCGCATCAAGGAGGAGCGTGTGGAGGAGCAAGAACAGGTTAAGCAGGAGGACCATCGCATAGAGCCACAAAGGACACCTTCTCCTTCATCAGAGCACCGCTCCCCGCACCACCACCGTCACAGCCACATGGGCTATCCACCAGTGGTGCAGCCCATCCAACCGGCCGCACTAATGCATCCGCAATCTTCGCCAGGCTCCCAATCCCACCTGGACCACCTGCCCACACCGGGGCAATTGCCACCCCGCGAGGATTTCTTCGCTGAGCGATTCCCCCTCAACTTTACCACCGCCAAGATGCTATCCCCCGAACACCACTCTCCAGTAAGATCACCGGCAGGCGGAGCACTTCCGCCGGGTGTTCCGCCACCACCGCACCACCACCCGCACCACATGGCCAGATCTCCGTTCTTTAATCCCATCAAGCACGAGATGGCCGCACTACTGCCCCGCCCACACAGCAACGATAACTCGTGGGAGAACTTCATCGAGGTTTCAAACACCTGTGAGACCATGAAACTCAAGGAGTTGATGAAGAACAAGAAGATCAGTGATCCCAATCAGTGTGTGGTCTGCGATCGGGTACTATCCTGCAAGAGTGCCCTCCAGATGCACTACCGAACCCACACCGGTGAGCGCCCATTCAAGTGCAGGATCTGCGGCAGGGCATTCACCACCAAGGGCAACCTAAAGACCCACATGGCTGTGCACAAGATTCGTCCGCCGATGAGGAACTTCCACCAGTGCCCCGTTTGCCACAAGAAGTACTCGAATGCCCTGGTCCTGCAGCAGCACATCCGATTGCACACGGGTGAGCCCACTGATCTGACGCCGGAGCAAATCCAGGCGGCCGAGATCAGGGACCCGCCACCTTCGATGATGCCCGGTCACTTTATGAATCCCTTCGCAGCGGCTGCCTTCCATTTCGGTGCTCTTCCCGGCGGTCCAGGTGGTCCTCCAGGTCCGAATCATGGTGCCCACAATGGCGCCTTGGGATCGGAGTCGTCGCAGGGTGATATGGATGATAATATGGACTGCGGCGAGGACTACGACGATGATGTGTCGTCGGAGCACCTCTCGAATAGTAATCTCGAGCAGGAGGGCGATAGATCGCGCTCTGGTGATGACTTCAAGTCCCTGTTGTTCGAGCAAAAGTTGAGGATTGATGCCACCGGTGTGGTCAACACAAACCCTGTAAGACCGCGTTCTTCCGCCTCGAGTCATGGCCATTCGGTGGGCTCAACCTCTGCGCCCACCTCGCCCAGCGTACATGGATCATCCCAGGCTATCAAGCGCAGCTCTTCGCCCGCTCGCTCGGAGGCTTCTCAGGGAGCCCTGGACTTGACGCCTCGTGCTGCTCCCACCTCGAGTTCCAGTTCGCGTTCGCCCCTGCCAAAGGAGAAGCCAGTCAGTCCGCCCAGCTTGCCCAGGAGCCCCAGTGGCTCTGGCCACGCCTCCGCCAACTTACTGACCTCACCCCTGCCGCCCACCGTGGGCATTGACTGCTTGCCCCCCGGACTGCAACAccatctgcagcagcagcatcagcactTGATGCAGCAACAGgcggcagtggcagcggcagcagctgcgCAGCACCATCATCACCAGCAAATGGCTGCACTGCATCAGCACCAGGAGCAACTGCGTCGCGAGGCAGCTGAGGCGCAGCAAAAGgccgcagcagctgctgcagcagcggccgcagcagccgcagcccAGCGGCAACCCCCGCCGCAAGCGCGCGATCAGCGGCAGGAAGGCGGACCGGGAGCGGGACCGCCGCCCAATCCGCTGATGGGCGCCCGCCCGCCCTTCGGCATGTTCCCCAACCTGCCGCTCTTCCCCCCCGCCACCACCCAGAACATGTGCAATGCCATGAACCAGATCGCCCAGTCCGTAATGCCGGCGGCTCCATTCAACCCACTGGCCCTCAGCGGGGTTCGCGGCAGCACCACCTGCGGCATCTGCTACAAGACATTCCCCTGCCACTCGGCGCTGGAGATCCACTACAGGAGCCACACCAAGGAGCGGCCATTCAAGTGCAGCATCTGTGATCGCGGCTTTACGACCAAG GGCAACCTGAAGCAACACATGCTAACTCATAAAATCCGCGATATGGAGCAAGAAACCTTCAGAAATCGTGCCGTAAAGTAT ATGAGTGAGTGGAACGAAGATCGCGAATAA
- the LOC117138135 gene encoding homeotic protein spalt-major isoform X2, translating into MKNHLSNVLCAMRSDFKDNHQETINKMIQFGTVKYGIVKQLKDRARSADKDIGSDQEENGGCSPLTTATTTASPSRSPEPEEEQPEEQSTPEQSIPEQSTTDHQLENDIKSEAKSQIEPVEDNNNRVAMTKPSSEEREPNASGSMPSSPVAEASAEEAATERAPEKEKDVEVDVEMSDEAPSSAVPSTEVTLPGGAGAPVTLEAIQNMQMAIAQFAAKTIANGSNGADNEAAMKQLAFLQQTLFNLQQQQLFQIQLIQQLQSQLALNQAKQEEDIEEDADQEQDQEQETDTYEEEERIADMELRQKAEARMAEAKARQHLINAGVPLRESSGSPAESLKRRREHDHESQPNRRPSLDNTHKADTAQDALAKLKEMENTPLPFGSDLASSIITNHDDLPEPNSLDLLQKRAQEVLDSASQGILANSMADDFAFGEKSGEGKGRNEPFFKHRCRYCGKVFGSDSALQIHIRSHTGERPFKCNVCGSRFTTKGNLKVHFQRHAQKFPHVPMNATPIPEHMDKFHPPLLDQMSPTDSSPNHSPAPPPLGSAPASFPPAFPGLQNLYRPPMEILKSLGAAAPHQYFPQELPTDLRKPSPQLDEDEPQVKNEPVEEKDQRDEHEQEMAECSEPEPEPLPLEVRIKEERVEEQEQVKQEDHRIEPQRTPSPSSEHRSPHHHRHSHMGYPPVVQPIQPAALMHPQSSPGSQSHLDHLPTPGQLPPREDFFAERFPLNFTTAKMLSPEHHSPVRSPAGGALPPGVPPPPHHHPHHMARSPFFNPIKHEMAALLPRPHSNDNSWENFIEVSNTCETMKLKELMKNKKISDPNQCVVCDRVLSCKSALQMHYRTHTGERPFKCRICGRAFTTKGNLKTHMAVHKIRPPMRNFHQCPVCHKKYSNALVLQQHIRLHTGEPTDLTPEQIQAAEIRDPPPSMMPGHFMNPFAAAAFHFGALPGGPGGPPGPNHGAHNGALGSESSQGDMDDNMDCGEDYDDDVSSEHLSNSNLEQEGDRSRSGDDFKSLLFEQKLRIDATGVVNTNPVRPRSSASSHGHSVGSTSAPTSPSVHGSSQAIKRSSSPARSEASQGALDLTPRAAPTSSSSSRSPLPKEKPVSPPSLPRSPSGSGHASANLLTSPLPPTVGIDCLPPGLQHHLQQQHQHLMQQQAAVAAAAAAQHHHHQQMAALHQHQEQLRREAAEAQQKAAAAAAAAAAAAAAQRQPPPQARDQRQEGGPGAGPPPNPLMGARPPFGMFPNLPLFPPATTQNMCNAMNQIAQSVMPAAPFNPLALSGVRGSTTCGICYKTFPCHSALEIHYRSHTKERPFKCSICDRGFTTKGNLKQHMLTHKIRDMEQETFRNRAVK; encoded by the exons ATGAAAAATCACCTGTCCAACGTTCTGTGTGCGATGCGTAGTGACTTCAAGGATAATCACCAGGAGACCATCAATAAAATGATACAATTTGGTACAGTGAAATATGGCATTGTCAAACAGCTGAAGGATCGCGCTCGCAGCGCCGACAAAG ACATCGGTAGCGATCAGGAGGAGAACGGTGGCTGCTCGCCACTGACCACGGCCACCACTACGGCCAGTCCCAGCCGGAGTCCCGAgccggaggaggagcagcccGAGGAGCAGAGCACTCCCGAGCAGAGCATACCAGAGCAAAGCACCACAGACCACCAACTCGAGAACGATATCAAATCCGAGGCGAAATCACAGATAGAGCCCGTTGAGGATAACAACAACAGAGTGGCGATGACAAAGCCCAGTTCGGAGGAGCGGGAACCGAATGCCAGTGGTTCCATGCCGAGTTCCCCAGTGGCGGAGGCCAGTGCCGAGGAGGCGGCCACCGAGAGGGCgccggagaaggagaaggacGTGGAGGTGGATGTGGAGATGTCCGATGAGGCACCCAGCAGTGCGGTGCCCTCGACGGAGGTAACTCTGCCGGGCGGAGCAGGAGCACCGGTCACCCTGGAGGCCATCCAGAATATGCAAATGGCCATTGCCCAGTTTGCGGCCAAGACCATTGCGAATGGTTCCAATGGAGCCGACAATGAGGCTGCCATGAAGCAGCTGGCCTTTCTCCAGCAAACCCTCTTCAatctgcagcaacagcagctctTCCAGATCCAGTTGATCCAGCAGCTCCAGTCGCAGTTGGCACTTAATCAGGCCAAACAGGAAGAGGATATCGAGGAGGATGCCGATCAGGAGCAGGATCAGGAACAGGAAACAGATACCtatgaggaggaggagcgcaTTGCCGATATGGAACTGCGCCAGAAGGCGGAGGCCAGAATGGCGGAGGCTAAGGCGCGTCAGCATCTGATAAATGCGGGTGTACCGCTGCGAGAGTCTTCCGGTTCTCCAGCTGAATCTCTGAAGCGAAGACGTGAGCATGATCACGAATCCCAGCCAAATCGTAGACCGAGTTTGGATAACACACACAAAGCAGATACGGCGCAGGATGCGCTGGCCAAGTTAAAGGAAATGGAGAACACACCACTGCCCTTCGGTTCCGACCTGGCCTCCAGCATTATCACCAACCATGATGATCTGCCCGAGCCGAATTCCCTGGATCTGCTCCAGAAACGTGCCCAGGAGGTGCTGGACTCCGCGTCGCAGGGAATCCTGGCCAACAGCATGGCTGACGACTTTGCCTTCGGTGAGAAATCGGGTGAGGGAAAGGGTCGCAATGAGCCGTTCTTCAAGCACCGCTGCAGGTACTGCGGGAAGGTCTTTGGCTCGGACTCGGCGCTCCAAATCCACATAAGATCGCATACTGGCGAACGGCCCTTCAAGTGCAATGTGTGCGGCAGTCGGTTCACCACCAAGGGAAACCTCAAGGTTCACTTTCAGCGGCATGCCCAAAAGTTCCCCCATGTGCCCATGAATGCCACTCCAATTCCGGAGCACATGGACAAGTTTCATCCGCCGTTGCTGGATCAAATGTCGCCCACGGATAGCTCTCCCAATCATTCCCCCGCCCCGCCCCCATTGGGCTCTGCTCCGGCATCCTTTCCGCCCGCCTTCCCTGGCCTCCAGAATCTCTATCGCCCGCCCATGGAAATCCTTAAAAGTCTTGGAGCCGCTGCGCCGCACCAATACTTCCCTCAGGAGTTGCCCACGGATCTGAGAAAGCCCTCGCCTCAGTTGGATGAGGATGAGCCGCAGGTTAAGAACGAACCTGTCGAAGAGAAGGACCAGCGAGATGAACATGAACAGGAGATGGCAGAGTGCTCAGAGCCCGAGCCGGAACCACTGCCCCTGGAGGTGCGCATCAAGGAGGAGCGTGTGGAGGAGCAAGAACAGGTTAAGCAGGAGGACCATCGCATAGAGCCACAAAGGACACCTTCTCCTTCATCAGAGCACCGCTCCCCGCACCACCACCGTCACAGCCACATGGGCTATCCACCAGTGGTGCAGCCCATCCAACCGGCCGCACTAATGCATCCGCAATCTTCGCCAGGCTCCCAATCCCACCTGGACCACCTGCCCACACCGGGGCAATTGCCACCCCGCGAGGATTTCTTCGCTGAGCGATTCCCCCTCAACTTTACCACCGCCAAGATGCTATCCCCCGAACACCACTCTCCAGTAAGATCACCGGCAGGCGGAGCACTTCCGCCGGGTGTTCCGCCACCACCGCACCACCACCCGCACCACATGGCCAGATCTCCGTTCTTTAATCCCATCAAGCACGAGATGGCCGCACTACTGCCCCGCCCACACAGCAACGATAACTCGTGGGAGAACTTCATCGAGGTTTCAAACACCTGTGAGACCATGAAACTCAAGGAGTTGATGAAGAACAAGAAGATCAGTGATCCCAATCAGTGTGTGGTCTGCGATCGGGTACTATCCTGCAAGAGTGCCCTCCAGATGCACTACCGAACCCACACCGGTGAGCGCCCATTCAAGTGCAGGATCTGCGGCAGGGCATTCACCACCAAGGGCAACCTAAAGACCCACATGGCTGTGCACAAGATTCGTCCGCCGATGAGGAACTTCCACCAGTGCCCCGTTTGCCACAAGAAGTACTCGAATGCCCTGGTCCTGCAGCAGCACATCCGATTGCACACGGGTGAGCCCACTGATCTGACGCCGGAGCAAATCCAGGCGGCCGAGATCAGGGACCCGCCACCTTCGATGATGCCCGGTCACTTTATGAATCCCTTCGCAGCGGCTGCCTTCCATTTCGGTGCTCTTCCCGGCGGTCCAGGTGGTCCTCCAGGTCCGAATCATGGTGCCCACAATGGCGCCTTGGGATCGGAGTCGTCGCAGGGTGATATGGATGATAATATGGACTGCGGCGAGGACTACGACGATGATGTGTCGTCGGAGCACCTCTCGAATAGTAATCTCGAGCAGGAGGGCGATAGATCGCGCTCTGGTGATGACTTCAAGTCCCTGTTGTTCGAGCAAAAGTTGAGGATTGATGCCACCGGTGTGGTCAACACAAACCCTGTAAGACCGCGTTCTTCCGCCTCGAGTCATGGCCATTCGGTGGGCTCAACCTCTGCGCCCACCTCGCCCAGCGTACATGGATCATCCCAGGCTATCAAGCGCAGCTCTTCGCCCGCTCGCTCGGAGGCTTCTCAGGGAGCCCTGGACTTGACGCCTCGTGCTGCTCCCACCTCGAGTTCCAGTTCGCGTTCGCCCCTGCCAAAGGAGAAGCCAGTCAGTCCGCCCAGCTTGCCCAGGAGCCCCAGTGGCTCTGGCCACGCCTCCGCCAACTTACTGACCTCACCCCTGCCGCCCACCGTGGGCATTGACTGCTTGCCCCCCGGACTGCAACAccatctgcagcagcagcatcagcactTGATGCAGCAACAGgcggcagtggcagcggcagcagctgcgCAGCACCATCATCACCAGCAAATGGCTGCACTGCATCAGCACCAGGAGCAACTGCGTCGCGAGGCAGCTGAGGCGCAGCAAAAGgccgcagcagctgctgcagcagcggccgcagcagccgcagcccAGCGGCAACCCCCGCCGCAAGCGCGCGATCAGCGGCAGGAAGGCGGACCGGGAGCGGGACCGCCGCCCAATCCGCTGATGGGCGCCCGCCCGCCCTTCGGCATGTTCCCCAACCTGCCGCTCTTCCCCCCCGCCACCACCCAGAACATGTGCAATGCCATGAACCAGATCGCCCAGTCCGTAATGCCGGCGGCTCCATTCAACCCACTGGCCCTCAGCGGGGTTCGCGGCAGCACCACCTGCGGCATCTGCTACAAGACATTCCCCTGCCACTCGGCGCTGGAGATCCACTACAGGAGCCACACCAAGGAGCGGCCATTCAAGTGCAGCATCTGTGATCGCGGCTTTACGACCAAG GGCAACCTGAAGCAACACATGCTAACTCATAAAATCCGCGATATGGAGCAAGAAACCTTCAGAAATCGTGCCGTAAA ATGA